One stretch of Enterobacter sp. RHBSTW-00994 DNA includes these proteins:
- a CDS encoding cytochrome o ubiquinol oxidase subunit IV codes for MSHSNDHGASHGSVKTYMTGFILSIILTVIPFWMVMSGSASHAAILGTVLVTAVVQILVHLVCFLHMNTKSDEGWNMTAFVFTVIIIAILVVGSIWIMWNLNYNMMVH; via the coding sequence ATGAGTCATTCAAACGATCATGGCGCTTCCCACGGTAGCGTAAAAACCTACATGACAGGTTTCATCCTGTCGATCATCCTGACGGTAATCCCGTTCTGGATGGTGATGAGCGGTTCTGCTTCTCACGCGGCAATTCTGGGTACGGTCCTGGTCACCGCAGTGGTACAGATTCTGGTGCATCTGGTTTGCTTCCTGCACATGAACACCAAGTCCGATGAAGGCTGGAATATGACGGCCTTTGTCTTTACCGTGATTATCATCGCTATCCTTGTAGTCGGTTCCATCTGGATTATGTGGAACCTCAACTACAACATGATGGTTCACTAA
- a CDS encoding cytochrome o ubiquinol oxidase subunit III has translation MATDTLAHSTAHAHDHAHHDTGPTKVFGFWIYLMSDCILFCCLFATYAVLVNGTAGGPAGKDIFELPFVLVETALLLFSSITYGMAAIAMYKNNKNQVVSWLALTWLFGAGFIGMEIYEFHHLIMEGFGPDRSGFLSAFFALVGTHGLHVTSGLIWMAVLMFQVSRRGLTNTNRTRIMCLSLFWHFLDVVWICVFSVVYLMGAM, from the coding sequence ATGGCAACTGATACTTTGGCGCACTCAACTGCCCATGCGCATGACCATGCGCACCACGATACAGGACCGACGAAGGTATTCGGTTTCTGGATCTACCTGATGAGCGACTGCATTTTGTTCTGCTGTCTGTTCGCAACCTATGCCGTTCTGGTGAACGGCACAGCGGGCGGCCCGGCCGGTAAGGACATCTTTGAACTGCCGTTTGTTCTGGTTGAAACCGCTCTGCTGTTGTTCAGCTCCATCACCTACGGCATGGCAGCTATCGCCATGTACAAAAACAACAAAAACCAGGTTGTTTCCTGGCTGGCGTTGACCTGGTTGTTCGGTGCTGGATTTATCGGGATGGAAATCTATGAATTCCATCACCTGATTATGGAAGGCTTCGGCCCGGATCGTAGTGGCTTCCTGTCTGCGTTCTTCGCGCTGGTCGGTACTCACGGTCTGCACGTAACCTCGGGTCTGATCTGGATGGCGGTACTGATGTTCCAGGTATCCCGTCGCGGCCTGACCAACACTAACCGTACACGTATCATGTGCCTGAGCCTGTTCTGGCACTTCCTGGACGTTGTGTGGATCTGTGTGTTCTCTGTAGTGTATCTGATGGGGGCGATGTAA
- the cyoB gene encoding cytochrome o ubiquinol oxidase subunit I, with the protein MFGKLTLDAVPYHEPIIVVTVAAIIIGGAALLALITYFGKWSYLWNEWLTSVDHKKLGIMYCIVGIVMLIRGFADAIMMRSQQVLASAGEAGFLPPHHYDQIFTAHGVIMIFFVAMPLVIGLMNVVVPLQIGARDVAFPFLNNLSFWFTVVGVILVNLSLGVGEFAQTGWLAYPPLSGIEYSPGVGVDYWIWAVQLSGIGTTLTGINFFVTIIKMRAPGMTMFKMPVFTWASLCANILIIASFPILTVTVALLTLDRYLGTHFFTNEMGGNMMMYINLIWAWGHPEVYILVLPVFGVFSEIAATFSRKRLFGYTSLVWATVCITVLSFIVWLHHFFTMGAGANVNAFFGITTMIIAIPTGVKIFNWLFTMYQGRIVFHSAMLWTIGFIVTFSVGGMTGVLLAVPGADFVLHNSLFLIAHFHNVIIGGVVFGCFAGVTYWWPKAFGFTLNEAWGKRAFWFWIIGFFVAFMPLYVLGFMGMTRRLSQQIDPQFHPMLVVAACGAVLIACGIACQLIQFYVSIRDREQNRDLTGDPWGGRTLEWATSSPPPFYNFAIVPHVHERDAFWEMKEKGEAYKQPEHYEEIHMPKNSGAGIVIAAFATVFGFAMIWHIWWLAIASFAGVIISWIVKSFDEDVDYYVPVREVEKLENQHFDEISKAGLKNGN; encoded by the coding sequence ATGTTCGGAAAATTGACACTGGATGCAGTGCCCTACCACGAACCCATTATCGTGGTTACGGTGGCTGCCATTATCATCGGTGGTGCGGCCTTACTGGCCTTAATCACTTACTTTGGTAAGTGGAGCTACCTGTGGAACGAGTGGCTGACTTCGGTCGACCACAAAAAACTCGGCATCATGTACTGCATCGTCGGTATCGTCATGTTAATTCGTGGCTTTGCGGATGCGATCATGATGCGTAGCCAGCAGGTTCTTGCCTCGGCAGGTGAAGCTGGCTTCCTGCCACCGCACCACTACGATCAGATCTTTACCGCTCACGGCGTTATCATGATCTTCTTCGTGGCGATGCCGCTGGTTATTGGTCTGATGAACGTTGTTGTCCCGCTGCAGATTGGTGCGCGTGATGTTGCGTTCCCGTTCCTGAACAACCTGAGCTTCTGGTTTACGGTTGTCGGCGTCATCCTGGTTAACCTTTCTCTGGGCGTAGGTGAATTCGCACAGACTGGTTGGCTGGCCTATCCGCCGCTTTCGGGAATTGAATACAGTCCTGGCGTTGGTGTCGACTACTGGATTTGGGCGGTTCAGCTCTCCGGTATTGGTACAACCCTGACCGGTATTAACTTCTTCGTGACCATTATCAAGATGCGTGCCCCTGGCATGACGATGTTCAAGATGCCAGTATTTACCTGGGCATCTCTGTGCGCCAACATCCTGATTATTGCCTCCTTCCCAATTCTGACTGTCACCGTCGCGCTGCTGACCCTGGACCGCTACCTGGGCACTCATTTCTTTACCAATGAAATGGGTGGCAACATGATGATGTACATCAACCTGATTTGGGCCTGGGGCCACCCGGAAGTGTATATTCTGGTTCTGCCGGTCTTCGGTGTGTTCTCCGAAATCGCAGCGACCTTCTCGCGTAAGCGTCTGTTTGGTTACACCTCGCTGGTGTGGGCAACCGTGTGTATTACCGTTCTGTCGTTTATCGTTTGGCTGCACCACTTCTTCACCATGGGTGCGGGTGCAAACGTAAACGCCTTCTTCGGTATTACCACCATGATTATCGCCATCCCGACAGGGGTGAAGATCTTCAACTGGTTGTTCACCATGTATCAGGGTCGCATCGTGTTCCACTCAGCAATGCTGTGGACCATCGGCTTCATCGTTACCTTCTCTGTAGGTGGGATGACCGGCGTACTGCTGGCAGTACCAGGTGCTGACTTCGTACTGCACAACAGCCTGTTCCTGATTGCGCACTTCCATAACGTCATTATCGGCGGTGTCGTCTTCGGTTGCTTCGCAGGCGTAACCTACTGGTGGCCAAAAGCGTTCGGCTTCACGCTTAACGAAGCATGGGGCAAACGCGCGTTCTGGTTCTGGATCATCGGCTTCTTCGTCGCATTTATGCCGCTGTACGTGCTGGGCTTCATGGGCATGACTCGTCGCCTGAGCCAACAGATTGATCCGCAGTTCCACCCAATGCTGGTTGTTGCAGCATGTGGTGCAGTGCTGATCGCCTGTGGTATCGCGTGTCAGCTGATTCAGTTCTACGTTTCTATTCGCGACCGCGAACAGAACCGCGACCTGACCGGTGACCCGTGGGGCGGCCGTACGCTGGAGTGGGCAACCTCTTCCCCACCTCCATTCTATAACTTTGCCATTGTGCCACACGTTCACGAGCGTGATGCATTCTGGGAAATGAAAGAGAAAGGTGAAGCGTACAAGCAACCTGAGCATTACGAAGAGATCCACATGCCGAAAAACAGCGGTGCAGGGATTGTTATTGCTGCGTTCGCAACGGTATTTGGTTTCGCAATGATCTGGCACATCTGGTGGCTTGCGATCGCTAGCTTCGCTGGCGTCATCATCAGCTGGATTGTGAAGAGCTTTGACGAGGACGTGGACTACTACGTACCAGTCCGTGAAGTCGAAAAACTGGAAAACCAGCATTTCGATGAGATTTCTAAAGCGGGGCTGAAAAATGGCAACTGA
- the cyoA gene encoding cytochrome o ubiquinol oxidase subunit II gives MRLRKYNKSLGWLSLLAGTVLLSGCNSALLDPKGQIGLEQRSLILTAFGLMMIVVIPAVLMAVGFAWKYRASNKDAKYSPNWSHSNKVEAVVWTVPILIILFLAVLTWKTTHALEPSKPLVHDEKPITIEVVSMDWKWFFIYPEQGIATVNEIAFPANTPVQFKVTSNSVMNSFFIPRLGSQIYAMAGMQTNLHLIANEAGTYDGISASYSGKGFSGMKFKAIATPDRAAFDQWVATAKQSQNTMSDMAAFDKVAAPSEYNKVEYFSNVKPDLFKDVVGKFMDHGKSMNMTQPEGEHSAHEGMEGMDMSHAETAH, from the coding sequence ATGAGACTCAGGAAATACAATAAAAGTTTGGGATGGTTGTCATTATTAGCAGGTACTGTATTACTCAGTGGCTGTAATTCTGCACTACTTGACCCCAAAGGACAGATTGGACTGGAACAACGCTCACTGATTCTGACGGCTTTTGGCCTGATGATGATTGTGGTTATTCCTGCCGTTTTGATGGCTGTTGGTTTCGCCTGGAAGTACCGTGCGAGCAATAAAGATGCGAAGTATAGCCCTAACTGGTCACACTCCAATAAAGTGGAAGCTGTGGTCTGGACAGTGCCAATTCTGATCATCCTGTTCCTTGCCGTACTGACATGGAAAACCACTCACGCGCTTGAGCCAAGCAAACCGCTGGTTCACGATGAAAAACCGATTACCATCGAAGTGGTCTCCATGGACTGGAAATGGTTCTTCATCTACCCGGAACAAGGCATTGCTACCGTGAATGAAATCGCCTTCCCGGCGAACACTCCGGTTCAGTTCAAAGTGACGTCCAACTCCGTGATGAACTCCTTCTTCATCCCGCGTCTGGGTAGCCAGATTTACGCGATGGCCGGTATGCAAACGAACCTGCATCTGATCGCGAATGAAGCAGGCACCTACGATGGTATCTCCGCCAGCTATAGCGGCAAGGGCTTCTCTGGTATGAAGTTCAAAGCTATCGCTACGCCGGACCGTGCCGCTTTCGACCAATGGGTTGCTACAGCGAAACAGTCACAGAACACCATGTCTGACATGGCGGCGTTCGACAAAGTGGCTGCACCTAGCGAATACAACAAGGTGGAGTACTTCTCTAACGTGAAACCTGATTTGTTCAAAGACGTTGTTGGCAAATTTATGGATCACGGCAAGAGCATGAACATGACCCAACCTGAAGGCGAGCACAGCGCGCACGAAGGTATGGAAGGCATGGACATGAGCCACGCGGAAACCGCTCACTAA